One window of the Cryptomeria japonica chromosome 7, Sugi_1.0, whole genome shotgun sequence genome contains the following:
- the LOC131079312 gene encoding probable WRKY transcription factor 11, producing MDSESCELESSGKRSWSDSNCCSFPPAKRFNKNSFFCSQESEEDDFSCISDLIQVTGDCDFSDGNLRFYDESTPNSTQTDLDDLLTSLLTESEIPNTFSVPETINSLDGDPGKMGGSTSLYSGPTITDIQSALSTYHKKAQSLPTSSIFDSRTIFDSLQSTKPAASQNWLDSLSHGSYRSFFSSSINDLFYGRLRRGKSEAKYSLKVKCPGNATGDGYKWRKYGQKSIKNSPYPRSYYRCTNPKCRAKKQVERCVDDPETVTITYEGLHLHFSYPPLQTSQEPIYSLNQQDNNIYEKVKNKKAAVLDNGYNGCFNNEGGDLMQSSESPTIVAAHQLLIEQNDKSSESLRSRGENSDIMDGNSMNFGVVEEEGGGWRRDGLLQDIVPFQVINPSSSLSSPASSLSSSP from the exons ATGGATTCAGAAAGTTGCGAACTTGAAAGCAGTGGGAAGAGAAGCTGGTCGGATTCGAATTGTTGCAGCTTTCCTCCAGCCAAGAGATTCAACAAAAATAGTTTTTTTTGCTCACAAGAAAGCGAAGAGGATGATTTCAGTTGCATAAGTGACTTGATTCAAGTGACCGGCGACTGTGATTTTTCAGATGGGAATCTGAGATTTTACGATGAGTCGACCCCGAATTCAACACAGACCGATCTGGATGATCTCCTGACGAGCCTTCTGACGGAATCTGAGATTCCCAACACGTTTTCTGTTCCGGAGACGATTAATAGCTTGGATGGAGATCCAGGGAAAATGGGTGGCTCAACGTCTCTGTATTCAGGGCCGACTATTACAGACATACAGTCTGCTTTGTCGACTTATCATAAAAAGGCGCAATCTTTACCCACCTCCTCAATCTTTGATTCGCGCACCATTTTCGATTCGTTGCAGAGTACAAAGCCGGCTGCGTCTCAGAACTGGCTGGACTCACTTTCCCACGGATCTTACCGCAGCTTCTTTTCGAGTTCAAT AAACGATCTGTTCTATGGAAGATTACGCCGGGGGAAAAGCGAGGCGAAGTATTCACTCAAGGTTAAATGCCCTGGGAACGCCACAGGTGATGGGTATAAATGGAGAAAGTATGGTCAGAAGTCGATTAAGAATAGCCCATACCCCAG GAGCTACTACAGATGCACAAATccaaagtgcagagcgaagaaacaGGTGGAGAGGTGTGTTGATGATCCCGAAACAGTCACCATCACTTATGAAGGCCTCCATCTTCATTTTTCTTACCCACCATTGCAAACTAGTCAAGAGCCCATCTATTCTCTTAATCAGCAAGACAATAACATTTATGAGAAGGTGAAAAACAAGAAAGCTGCTGTTCTAGACAATGGGTATAATGGCTGCTTTAACAATGAAGGTGGTGATCTAATGCAGTCATCTGAATCCCCCACCATTGTTGCTGCCCATCAACTTCTTATAGAACAAAATGATAAGTCATCTGAATCTCTGAGATCTAGGGGAGAAAATAGTGATATAATGGATGGAAATAGTATGAATTTTGGAGTTGTTGAAGAAGAAGGTGGTGGGTGGCGTAGGGATGGTCTGCTTCAGGATATTGTTCCATTTCAAGTAATAAATCCATCATCTTCTCTATCTTCTCCGGcctcttctttatcttcttctccATAA